Proteins from one Nakamurella multipartita DSM 44233 genomic window:
- the menC gene encoding o-succinylbenzoate synthase, which produces MKLTGAELRTIRMPLVTPFETSFGVEEDRVAVLVRVIGTVGGDRRPTEVQGWGECVAMELPLYSSEYAEAAAAMLRTFLLPRLLRASAAGTDITAETVDALLEPFVGHRMAKAALEMAVLDAQLRGTGQSMAGYLGATRPTVPAGVSVGIQPSIATLLDVVADYLADGYVRIKLKIKPGWDVAPVEAVRERFGELIPLQVDANAAYTLADARVLRRLDAFDLLLIEQPLPEDDLRQHAELATLVRTPICLDESIVSPRAAADAIALKSCSVINIKAGRVGGYLAAKQIHDICRANGIPVWCGGMLETGLGRAANAALAALPGFTLTGDISASDRFYEQDITDPFVMDDGQITVPTGPGLGVIPNQSVLERFTVTTEWIQA; this is translated from the coding sequence ATGAAGCTGACGGGAGCCGAGCTGCGGACGATCCGGATGCCGTTGGTGACGCCGTTCGAGACCTCGTTCGGGGTGGAGGAGGACCGGGTGGCCGTCCTGGTCCGGGTGATCGGCACCGTCGGTGGGGACCGGCGGCCGACCGAGGTCCAGGGCTGGGGCGAGTGCGTGGCGATGGAGCTGCCGCTCTACAGCTCCGAGTACGCCGAGGCCGCCGCGGCGATGCTGCGCACCTTCCTGCTGCCGCGGTTGCTGCGCGCTTCGGCCGCCGGCACCGACATCACCGCCGAGACCGTCGATGCCCTGCTGGAGCCCTTCGTCGGGCACCGGATGGCCAAGGCCGCGCTGGAGATGGCCGTGCTGGACGCGCAGCTGCGGGGCACCGGGCAGTCCATGGCCGGCTACCTGGGCGCGACCCGGCCGACGGTGCCGGCCGGGGTCTCGGTCGGCATCCAGCCGTCGATTGCGACCCTGCTGGACGTCGTCGCCGACTACCTGGCCGACGGCTACGTGCGGATCAAGCTCAAGATCAAGCCCGGGTGGGACGTCGCCCCGGTGGAGGCCGTCCGGGAGCGGTTCGGCGAGCTGATCCCGCTGCAGGTGGACGCCAATGCGGCCTACACGCTGGCCGACGCGCGGGTGCTGCGCCGGCTCGATGCCTTCGACCTGCTGCTGATCGAACAGCCCCTGCCGGAGGACGACCTGCGTCAGCACGCCGAGCTGGCGACGTTGGTGCGCACCCCGATCTGCCTGGACGAATCGATCGTCTCGCCGCGGGCGGCGGCGGACGCGATCGCGCTGAAGTCGTGTTCGGTGATCAACATCAAGGCCGGCCGGGTCGGCGGGTACCTGGCGGCCAAGCAGATCCACGACATCTGCCGGGCCAACGGCATTCCGGTCTGGTGCGGCGGGATGCTGGAGACCGGGCTGGGCCGGGCGGCCAACGCGGCCCTGGCCGCGCTGCCCGGGTTCACCCTGACCGGCGACATCTCGGCCTCCGACCGGTTCTACGAGCAGGACATCACCGATCCGTTCGTGATGGACGACGGCCAGATCACCGTGCCCACCGGGCCGGGCCTGGGCGTCATCCCGAACCAGAGCGTGCTCGAGCGCTTCACCGTGACCACGGAGTGGATCCAGGCCTGA
- a CDS encoding 1,4-dihydroxy-2-naphthoate polyprenyltransferase, which yields MATAQQWIQAARPRTLPAAIAPVLVGVGAGIDLGAFSWLRAALAMVVSLSLQVGVNYSNDYSDGIRGTDEVRVGPVRLVGARLAAPSTVKRAAFLCFGIAGVAGLALAAMTSWWLVPVGLASVAAAWFYTGGPKPYGYAGLGEIFVFVFFGLVAVLGTTYVLALTISLYAVIAAIGIGLLACALLMANNLRDVHTDVEVGKRTLAVLLGEPLSRKVFALMIGGAFLAALVLAPTHPWCLLVLLAVPLAVPPTRAVLAGAKGRDLITVLGQTGRLEFVYSVLVGAGLALQAWV from the coding sequence GTGGCAACAGCTCAGCAGTGGATCCAGGCCGCCCGACCCCGCACCCTGCCCGCGGCGATCGCACCGGTCCTGGTCGGCGTCGGCGCCGGCATCGACCTGGGCGCCTTCTCCTGGCTCCGCGCGGCGCTGGCCATGGTGGTCTCGCTGAGCCTGCAGGTCGGCGTCAATTACTCCAACGACTACTCCGACGGCATCCGCGGCACCGACGAGGTGCGGGTCGGGCCGGTCCGGTTGGTCGGCGCCCGGCTGGCCGCGCCGAGCACGGTGAAGCGGGCCGCCTTCCTGTGCTTCGGGATCGCCGGCGTGGCCGGGCTCGCGCTGGCCGCGATGACGTCCTGGTGGTTGGTCCCCGTGGGCCTGGCCAGTGTCGCCGCGGCCTGGTTCTACACCGGCGGCCCCAAGCCCTACGGCTACGCGGGGCTGGGCGAGATCTTCGTGTTCGTCTTCTTCGGCCTGGTCGCCGTGCTGGGTACGACCTACGTCCTGGCGCTGACCATCTCCCTGTACGCGGTGATCGCGGCCATCGGCATCGGGCTGCTGGCCTGCGCGTTGCTGATGGCCAACAACCTGCGCGACGTGCACACCGACGTCGAGGTGGGCAAACGCACCCTGGCCGTGTTGCTGGGCGAGCCGTTGAGCCGCAAGGTGTTCGCGCTGATGATCGGCGGAGCGTTCCTGGCCGCTCTGGTGCTGGCGCCGACCCACCCCTGGTGCCTGCTGGTCCTGCTGGCGGTGCCGCTGGCCGTTCCGCCGACCCGCGCCGTGCTGGCCGGGGCCAAGGGCCGAGACCTGATCACCGTGCTCGGCCAGACCGGCCGGCTCGAGTTCGTCTATTCGGTGCTGGTCGGCGCCGGGCTGGCCCTGCAAGCCTGGGTGTGA
- the cds1 gene encoding L-cysteine desulfhydrase Cds1: MITGDGGSVAVVDRSRPADRAWLAHAVRLIEADLQRSADTHLLRFPLPDCFAEAGIDLYLKDESTHVTGSLKHRLARSLFLYALCNGWLTERTTVIESSSGSTAVSEAYFARMIGLPFVAVMPASTSPEKIALIQAQGGRCHLVQDPSAIYAESHRLAAACDGHYMDQFTYAERATDWRGNNNIAESIFAQLALERHPVPRWVVVGAGTGGTSATIGRYLRYRGHPTQLCVADPEGSAFFPGWRDDDPTRTGTPSRIEGIGRPRVEPSFIGSIVDRMHRVPDAASVATMRELETILGRRVGPSTGTSVWACLELINGLRDDGLDGSIVTLLCDSGDRYAGTYFDDDWVAARGWDLAPYRVAVRDFLADGRWTRS, translated from the coding sequence ATGATCACGGGGGATGGCGGCAGCGTGGCCGTGGTGGACCGGTCCCGGCCGGCCGATCGGGCCTGGCTGGCCCACGCAGTGCGGCTCATCGAGGCCGACCTGCAGCGCAGTGCGGACACCCACCTGTTGCGGTTCCCGCTGCCGGACTGCTTCGCCGAGGCGGGCATCGATCTGTATCTCAAGGACGAGAGCACCCACGTCACCGGCTCACTGAAACACCGGCTGGCCCGATCGCTGTTCCTGTACGCGCTGTGCAACGGCTGGCTGACCGAGCGGACCACCGTCATCGAATCCTCCAGCGGTTCGACCGCGGTGTCGGAGGCCTATTTCGCCCGGATGATCGGGCTACCGTTCGTCGCGGTGATGCCGGCCAGCACGTCACCGGAGAAGATCGCGCTGATCCAGGCCCAGGGCGGGCGGTGCCACCTGGTCCAGGATCCGTCCGCGATCTACGCCGAGTCGCACCGGCTGGCGGCCGCCTGCGACGGCCACTACATGGACCAGTTCACCTACGCCGAACGGGCCACCGACTGGCGCGGCAACAACAACATCGCCGAGTCGATCTTCGCGCAGCTTGCGTTGGAACGGCACCCGGTGCCGCGCTGGGTGGTGGTCGGGGCCGGGACCGGCGGCACCAGCGCGACGATCGGCCGGTACCTGCGCTACCGGGGGCATCCGACGCAGCTGTGCGTGGCCGACCCGGAGGGCTCGGCCTTCTTTCCGGGCTGGCGCGACGACGACCCGACCCGGACCGGGACCCCGTCCCGGATCGAGGGCATCGGCCGGCCCCGGGTGGAGCCGTCGTTCATCGGCTCGATCGTCGACCGGATGCACCGGGTGCCCGACGCGGCCTCGGTGGCCACCATGCGCGAGTTGGAGACGATCCTGGGCCGGCGGGTCGGCCCGTCGACCGGCACCAGCGTCTGGGCCTGCCTGGAGCTGATCAACGGCCTGCGCGATGACGGGTTGGACGGCTCGATCGTCACGCTGCTGTGCGACTCGGGCGACCGCTACGCCGGGACCTACTTCGACGACGACTGGGTCGCCGCCCGCGGCTGGGACCTGGCCCCGTACCGGGTGGCGGTCCGCGACTTTTTGGCCGACGGACGCTGGACGCGGTCATGA
- a CDS encoding M20 family metallopeptidase, protein MTPTGLADLVDRRLPQLLADLEQLVRCESPSADLGAVAASADLIAALGARRLGVEPRRFTVEGCQHVAFRFGTGPIRVLLLAHHDTVWPIGSLAEHPWSIDEAGSPAVLRGPGTVDMKAGLAMAIHAMAAVAERGHDLAGVCLLVTGDEEIGSPTSRALIEEHARGARACLVLEGAGPSGALKTARKGTSWYRIGIVGRAAHAGGEPEKGINAAVELAHLILAVGALGAPEAGTTVTPTVAAAGTTTNTVPAAAVLNIDVRARTAAEQERVHAAMLALAPTVPGATLTVAGGINRPPMPRSSAAGLFAIAGRLADREGLGPLAERSVGGGSDGNFTAALGVPTLDGLGAVGGGAHAADEHVRLDAIGPRTVLLAALIQELAGPEPAAREPG, encoded by the coding sequence ATGACCCCGACCGGGCTGGCCGACCTGGTGGATCGGCGGCTGCCGCAGCTGCTGGCCGACCTGGAACAGCTGGTCCGCTGCGAGTCCCCCTCGGCCGACCTGGGCGCCGTCGCCGCCAGCGCCGACCTGATCGCCGCGCTGGGTGCACGGCGGCTGGGCGTCGAGCCGCGGCGGTTCACCGTCGAGGGCTGTCAGCACGTGGCGTTCCGGTTCGGCACCGGGCCGATCCGGGTGCTGCTGCTGGCCCACCACGACACGGTGTGGCCGATCGGGTCGCTGGCCGAACACCCCTGGTCGATCGACGAGGCCGGATCGCCGGCGGTGCTTCGCGGGCCGGGAACGGTCGACATGAAGGCCGGCCTGGCGATGGCGATCCACGCGATGGCGGCCGTGGCCGAGCGCGGTCACGACCTGGCCGGCGTGTGCCTGCTGGTCACCGGGGACGAGGAGATCGGCTCGCCGACCTCACGGGCCCTGATCGAGGAGCACGCCCGCGGGGCGCGGGCCTGCCTGGTACTGGAAGGAGCCGGCCCGAGCGGTGCCCTCAAGACCGCGCGCAAGGGCACCTCCTGGTACCGGATCGGGATCGTCGGCCGGGCCGCGCACGCCGGCGGTGAACCGGAGAAGGGCATCAACGCGGCGGTCGAGCTGGCCCACCTGATCCTGGCCGTGGGCGCGCTGGGGGCGCCGGAGGCGGGCACGACGGTGACGCCGACGGTCGCCGCGGCCGGCACGACCACCAACACGGTGCCCGCGGCGGCCGTGCTGAACATCGACGTGCGGGCCCGCACCGCGGCCGAGCAGGAGCGGGTGCACGCCGCGATGCTGGCGCTGGCACCGACCGTGCCCGGGGCCACCCTGACCGTCGCGGGCGGCATCAACCGGCCGCCGATGCCGAGGTCGAGCGCGGCCGGGCTGTTCGCCATCGCCGGCCGGCTGGCCGACCGGGAAGGGCTGGGCCCGCTGGCCGAACGATCGGTCGGTGGCGGGTCGGACGGCAACTTCACCGCCGCGCTCGGCGTGCCGACGCTGGACGGTCTGGGGGCCGTCGGCGGCGGCGCGCACGCGGCCGACGAGCACGTGCGGCTGGACGCGATCGGGCCGCGGACGGTGCTGCTGGCCGCCTTGATCCAGGAGCTGGCAGGCCCCGAACCCGCCGCGCGGGAGCCCGGGTGA